The segment CAAGATGATGGGATTTTCGCGCGGTGCCGATGATTATCTCCCCAAACCCTATGACCCGCAAGAGCTGATATTCCGTATCGATGCCATTATGCGCCGACTTCATCCTGCCATGGCGCATAAAACCACCCCGTTTATCGTGGATGACGAACGGCATGAAATCAGCAAAAACGGCTCGATTCTACGGCTGACCCAAGCCGAATACGATATCGTTTCCTACATGATCAAAAAAGACCGATATGCCATTTCACGCGAAGAGCTGCTCCTTAATATCGGCTCGATAAAATATGAGAGCAGCCTAAAAAGTATCGATGTTATTATGGGACGTCTACGCCAAAAAATCGGCGATGATCCTAAAAATCCGCGGTTTGTCGTCTCAGTGCGAGGAGTAGGATATAAATTTGTCAATGAATAAACACTCTATCCTGAGGCTCATTACCCTCTTTTTCCTTTTTATCTTTACCCTTATCAATGTCCTCTTTTGGATCGCGCACCAATATTTTCGTGAGCAGCATCAAGAAGAACAGCTGCGCCGTTTTATGATCGCCGAGAGACTGGTCCATCACAAAAATGGAAATTTTGATCGTGAGTTGAAACAGCTGATGATCCGCGTCTCATTCCACAGCCCGAAGCTCATCCTCACTGAGGGGGAAACGCTTCGGACCTATCCTTTCGGAAAGATGGTCGAATACCATCACAAACACTATTTCGTGACAACCCCTCCGCCGAAAATGCTGTTTGAGCGGATGAATCGGAAGCACATGTTTGAACCGCATCCACTTCCGTATCGTGAGTTCACTCAAGTCGTAATCGAAGACTTGGCACCGCATTCCACATTGCCCTTTTGGAGTATCATCACCATTATCGATCTGCTGATTTTGCTCTTTTTTGGCTATTTGATTCGTAAACTTCTTCCTCTCCAGCGTCTAAAAGATGCCATCATCCATTTCAAAGAGGGAGATACCCATCTCAAAATGCCGATAGACGGCAAAGATGAAATTGCTCAAATAACCCATGAGTTCAATCTCGTACTGCAAAAAATCGCTTCGATGAAAGAGGCTCGGTCTCTGTTTTTACGCAATATTCTGCATGAGCTTAAAACACCGATCATGAAAGGCTCTTTGAGTGCAGACTGTATCGATTCTTCTGAAGATCGAGAGCGGCTCAAACGTATTTTTAACCGGATGGATTATTTGTTAAACGAGTTTTCCAAAATGGAACAATTTAGCAGCGGTGAATGGTACCTCAACCTTCAGGAATACCGTTTTGTGGATATTCTCGATCATACCTGCGATATCTTATTGTGTGAGAAAAAAAATATCACGGTCAAAGGTGAAGAGTCGGCCCTCATCGTCAAAGTCGATTTCGAGCTATTTGCAATCGCGTTGAAAAATCTCCTCGACAACGCATTCAAATACTCTACTGCCAAACCAACCCTTCTGATATTGGCACATTCGATAGAGATATGTTCTCTGGGTGATCCTCTGCCGGATGAAAACCGAACCTTTAGCAAACCCTTTAACCGAACCTATGAAAGTTCGGAGAATGGATTGGGGCTGGGTCTTTATATCTCTAACGCGATCTTGTTAAAGCATGGATTTAAACTTGACTATCAATATGCCGCCGGAATGAACTGTTTTAGGATTCGGCTGCACTAAATGATCAATCTTTTACTGATTTTAAAATAAAAAAACAGTACTTTTGCTCGCTTCCGCCGGGGGTAATATGCGTCTCATCAATGAGATCGATAAGTTCAAAACGCCCCTGAATACAATTTTCCATCCGTTCTTTATTGTACTGACGCACCGGCAACGCGCTGCAGCTGTCCGGTCCGTCTACCGCAAACGTGCCGATGATGGCGTGCCCATCGGGAGAAAGTGAACGGTATAGCGTATCCATATAGGCATGCTGTTCCTCCTCTTTTTGCAGAAAATGAAATACCGCACGGTCATGCCATACGTCAAACTGCTTATCCGAAGCAAAAGTACAGACGTCACCGACATGATAGACGGGAATATCGGCGGATGCTCCCAGCCGTTTTTTGACAATTTCCAGCGCGCTTGATGAGATATCGAGAAGTGAGATGTCTCTATAGCCCAAGTCGATCAGACGATCTGAGAGCGTAGAAACACCGCACCCGACATCGATGATTGCGTCTTTTGGGGTCGAGCCTATTTTTTGCAGCAATGCCAGCGAAATCGAGGGCTCTTTTTGATACCACCCTACTTTGCTCATATCCTTGGTCGTATAGACGTTTTCCCAGTGGCGCTGCTTGACGTTTCCGTCCCCTTTGGTTGAGCGAAATGTCGCACCCGCAGTCGTCGGGGCTGTCGTATAGTGATTGGTTCCAGTGCACTCGATATTCACAAACCCCGCTTCGCTCATCATCAGGGTTAACGCCTCTTTTTTGAGGGTTCCCTCCACGCAGTTGGCCCAGTCCCCCTCCGAAACGCTTTGCGCACAACACGACGTGGCGCAGCCCCCTTCGGATATATCGATCATATCGGCGAAATAGAGCTTGCCCTGAGGTTTCAGGACACGAAATATCTCTTCGAATACCTTGGGTTTGGAGGAAGCGAGGTTGATCGCACCGTTGGAGATGACGATATCGACGCTTTCATTCTCAACGGGGAGATGTTCGAGATTCCCCTCTAGGACTTCGACATTGCTCAAGCCCGCTTCTTTGGCGTGACGGCGTGCGGTTTCGACCATCAGCGGCGTGATATCCACTCCGATCGCCTTTCCGCTCTCACCCACCAGCAATGACGCAACACACAGATCGACACCCGCACCGCATCCTAAATCCAATACAGTCGATCCCTTTGGGAATTCTCCGAGCTCGAACGGATTTCCCACCGCGGCACAATAGTCCCACATCGCCAAAGGAAGTTTCTCGGTCCACTCCTCTTTGTAGCCGTGGTTTCGGGCATTTGTCAGGCCTTTGTCCCATCCGAAATCTTTATCCGGATTTTGGGCCAGATTGCTGTAGAGTGCGATGACGCCTTGGAGTGCACATTGAGATGAAGCCATGGTGATCCTAACGGTAAAAAGTTTGTTATTTTACAGAATAATTCCTCGTATAGTCATTTGATGTCAGCTATAATGCCTATATCTTAGGGGTATAAGCGCGAAATAAGAAATTAGAATATTTTTTGATTTATACTTATCCATAAAAAAATTTCGTTATTTTTGTGATGTTGATGTCTACTTTTAAGGAGTCCTCGGTGAATATATCATTAGTATCGATAATAACTTTATTGGTTTTATTATTAGGTGGATGTGCACAGCAGCCGAAAATTGATAAAAGCATCGAAACACCTATTGTTGAGGACAGTTACAAAATATATCCACAGAGTTTTGCAAACGAAATCGAAAAAGAGTACGGTATTTTTGCGAAACGTAGGGCACTTGCACTGGTAGAGACGATGAACGAAGCGAAGTACCTTGACGACATGGGGAAAATGGAGAAAGTCAACGATTTTTTTAACGCATTTCCGTATGAATCTGATGAAAAGATATGGGGTATCAGCGATTACTGGGCTACACGACTGGAGTTCATCGGAAAAGGCAAAGGAGACTGCGAAGATTATGTCATCGCCAAATACTTTACTCTCAAAGAGCTTGGAGTGAAGACTTCCAAGCTCTTTATGACATATGTGAAGTCGTTACGCCTCAAGACATCCCATGTAGTGCTCTCCTACTATGAAACAGAGCACTCTATTCCCCTGATCATGGACAATTACAATTACAAGATCCTACCTGCAAACGTGCGGACAGATCTCGTACCTATTTACAGCTTTAGTGGAGACGATCTTTTCCAGGCTAAGCAGGCACAAATCGGTAAGATGCTCCCAGCTTCGACAAGACAGACCCGAGCCTGGGATGAATTAGTAATAAAGCGATACTAATTACCTTCGGGTTATGAGCCCGACGATCTATTACAAAAAGAAAACAGCAGAAAAAATTAAATTCTAAAGCAGCCCAATCAACGCCACCAACAACACCGGTGGCGTAATCACCAGTCCCACTTTCATATATTCGCCCCAACCGATTTTAACCCCTTTTTGCGCCAAAACGTGAAGCCAGAGCAACGTCGCGAGCGAGCCGATAGGGGTCATTTTCGGCCCGAGGTTGGAGCCGAGGATATTGGCATACGCTAACGCATGATTCCCTGCTTCGCCGATCGCGATATCCATCACCATGATGGTCGGCATATTGTTCATAACCGAGCTGAGAATCGCGGAGAGAAAGCCCGTTCCGATAACGGCATACACATTCCCCATACTTTGCAATTCGGTGATCACCCCTGCGAGATAGGTGGTCAATCCCCCGTTTTTGAGACCGTAGACGACAACGTAGAGCCCGATACTGAACCACACCACCTGCCACGGTGCCGCTTTAATCGTTAGAAACGGTTTTGTCGCTTTAAAATAGGTCGCTATAGCCAGAAAGACCAGTGCACCTCCGAGTGCAAATACCGATACGGGAAGATGATAATGATCTCCGATAAAATACCCCGCCATGAGCAGAGCCAAAAACCACCAGCTCAGCCGAAACATCGTCCTATTTTTAATCGCGGATTCCGGAGTGGCCAATTGGGTGATGTCGATATGGATCGGGATATCTTTGCGAAAGTAGATCCAGAGTACGGCGATGGAGGCGATGATACTGAGTAGATTCGGAAGGAACATTGTCTTGGCATATTCCCAGAACCCGATGTGAAAATACCCTGCCGTCACGATATTGGTAAGATTTGAGATAACCAACGGATTGGAAGCACTGTCGCCGATAAATCCTCCCGCCATCAAAAAAGCGAAAACGGCGACGGGGTTCATCTTGAGATGTTTCATTTTGGCCAGAACGATCGGGGTGAGGATCAGCGCCGCACCGTCGTTGGCAAACAATGCCGAAACCAAAGCACCGAGTATGAGGATATAGACAAACATGAAATTGCCGTTTCCGCCTGATAGGCGCGCCATCTTGAGCGCTGCCCATTCGAAAAATCCGATCTCATCAAGTACCATCGAGAGGAGTATGATTCCGATAAACGCCAGTGTCGCATCCCAGACGATGGAGGTGACCGTCCAGACATCGGCGATACTCACAACCCCCAATGCCACAGCCGCGACTGCCCCGATAACAGCCGTAGTACCGATCTGCAAACCTCGCGGCTGCCATATGACAAAAACGAGCGTCGCTAAAAAAAGCCCTATGGCGGTTATCATGGTATATCCTTCTTTATTTAATCAGCCAAAAAAGCTTTTACATACTCTTCGATCGAATCACGGACAGCACGAACCTGCTGCATGATCTCCTCATCGCTTCCGACAAAAGTCGACGGGTCTTTCAAACTCCAATGTTCGTTTTTCATTACACCCGGAAATACGGGACATTGTTCCGCTACTTCCGCATCGCATACGGAAATCACATGGGTAAAATGGTGCCCCTCTTTATAGAGTTCAAAAATACATTTGGTTTGATTCTGAGAAAGATCAAACCCTTTTTCTGCCATAGCCCGAACTACATAGGGATTAAGTTCACCCGGTTCGATTCCCGCACTTTCTGCACTCTCATTTTCATGCGCATACTTATTGAAAAATGCCTCGGCCATTTGACCTCGCGCACTGTTATGACTGCAAACAAACAATATTCTTAACACTCGATAACCCTTTGTATATTTTGATGGAATTGTAGCGTATTTTAGAATAAATATATCAATATATCTTGATATATTATTTTAATTACGTTACACTTTCATAAATCGGAGGTATTCTATGGATGTTTTTTTGGAAACGGTGTCGGCGCTTAATGATGAAACCCGCATCAAACTCCTCGCATTTTTAGATACGCACGGAGCGTTGTGCGTCTGTGATCTGCAGGAGAGTTTCGGGATGATCCAATCTCGCCTCTCACGGCACCTGAAAATCCTTAAAGACGGAGGGTTTTTACGGGTAGATCGGTGCGGAACATGGGCGTATTACTCTATCCGCAGCCCGTTGGATCGTTTCCGAAGCGAAGCGTTGGCTGAAATCCGCTGTCTGGGGATCGAACTCCCCCCACTCGTCAAATTATCTCAAAACGAAGGTTGTACTCTATGAAAAATGTTTTAATCCTCTGCACCGGCAACAGCTGCCGCTCTATCATGGGTGAAGCGTTGATCAATGCCAAAATGGGCGATTGCGTGTATGCGCAAAGCTCGGGTGTCAAAGCGAGCGGCAAAGTCAATCCGAACGCTCAGGCGCTGCTGGAAGAAAAAGGGTACTGGAGAGACGAATACCATTCCAAAGTGATCGATACCGTCATCGATACCCCATTTGATCTCGTTGTAACTGTCTGCGATCACGCCCATGAGACCTGTCCGATGTTCCCTAAAGCGGTCAAAACGATCCATGTCGCGTTCGAAGACCCGAGCGGAAAAGCGGTAGAAGAATATGCTAAAACACTCGATCTGATCGAAGCAACTCTGCTTCCTATCATTAAAGCGGAGCTGTGCGACTGATGTGGCAGGAACTGAGCGGAAAAATCATTCTCGAATGGCTGGGGTTTTCAGGCCGTCTGGGCGAAGCACTCCATTTTTTCCTCTATGATACGATCAAAATCTGGTTTTTACTCCTCTCCATCATTTTTGCCGTATCCTTTTTACGCACTTGGTTCAATACCGAAAAAGTGCGTGCTTATCTGGCCGGAAAACGGGAATTTACGGGCAATATCCTCGCGGCGCTGTTTGGGATCATTACCCCGTTTTGCACCTGCTCGGCAATCCCCCTCTTTCTGGGATTTTTGCAGGCACGCATCCCCATCGGTGTGACGTTCAGCTTTCTCATCAGCGCCCCGCTGAACAATGAGATCGCAATCGCCATGCTCTTTGGCTTATTCGGCTGGAAGATCACGGCCATCTATATCGGATTCGGCCTTTTTGTCGCCATATTGGGAGGCTGGATTATCGGCCGTTTCAACGTCGAAAAATACGTCCTCATTACTGTGCCGCCTCTCTCAGGCGATATCGAGCTACCGACCTATAATCCTCCATTTCGTGAGCGTGTAAATGAAGCATGGATCAACACACGCGATATTTTCCATAAAATCTATCTCTGGGTCATGGTCGGTGTCGGTGTCGGTGCATGGTTCCACGGCTATGTTCCGGCCGAGTTTATCGCGCAGTATGCCGGAGGAGATGCATGGTATACGGTTCCCGTCGCCGTGTTAATGGGGATACCGATGTACTCGTCCGCCGCCGGGGTTATGCCTC is part of the Sulfuricurvum sp. genome and harbors:
- a CDS encoding class I SAM-dependent methyltransferase, with amino-acid sequence MASSQCALQGVIALYSNLAQNPDKDFGWDKGLTNARNHGYKEEWTEKLPLAMWDYCAAVGNPFELGEFPKGSTVLDLGCGAGVDLCVASLLVGESGKAIGVDITPLMVETARRHAKEAGLSNVEVLEGNLEHLPVENESVDIVISNGAINLASSKPKVFEEIFRVLKPQGKLYFADMIDISEGGCATSCCAQSVSEGDWANCVEGTLKKEALTLMMSEAGFVNIECTGTNHYTTAPTTAGATFRSTKGDGNVKQRHWENVYTTKDMSKVGWYQKEPSISLALLQKIGSTPKDAIIDVGCGVSTLSDRLIDLGYRDISLLDISSSALEIVKKRLGASADIPVYHVGDVCTFASDKQFDVWHDRAVFHFLQKEEEQHAYMDTLYRSLSPDGHAIIGTFAVDGPDSCSALPVRQYNKERMENCIQGRFELIDLIDETHITPGGSEQKYCFFILKSVKD
- a CDS encoding ArsS family sensor histidine kinase; translated protein: MNKHSILRLITLFFLFIFTLINVLFWIAHQYFREQHQEEQLRRFMIAERLVHHKNGNFDRELKQLMIRVSFHSPKLILTEGETLRTYPFGKMVEYHHKHYFVTTPPPKMLFERMNRKHMFEPHPLPYREFTQVVIEDLAPHSTLPFWSIITIIDLLILLFFGYLIRKLLPLQRLKDAIIHFKEGDTHLKMPIDGKDEIAQITHEFNLVLQKIASMKEARSLFLRNILHELKTPIMKGSLSADCIDSSEDRERLKRIFNRMDYLLNEFSKMEQFSSGEWYLNLQEYRFVDILDHTCDILLCEKKNITVKGEESALIVKVDFELFAIALKNLLDNAFKYSTAKPTLLILAHSIEICSLGDPLPDENRTFSKPFNRTYESSENGLGLGLYISNAILLKHGFKLDYQYAAGMNCFRIRLH
- a CDS encoding metalloregulator ArsR/SmtB family transcription factor is translated as MDVFLETVSALNDETRIKLLAFLDTHGALCVCDLQESFGMIQSRLSRHLKILKDGGFLRVDRCGTWAYYSIRSPLDRFRSEALAEIRCLGIELPPLVKLSQNEGCTL
- a CDS encoding transglutaminase-like cysteine peptidase, translating into MNISLVSIITLLVLLLGGCAQQPKIDKSIETPIVEDSYKIYPQSFANEIEKEYGIFAKRRALALVETMNEAKYLDDMGKMEKVNDFFNAFPYESDEKIWGISDYWATRLEFIGKGKGDCEDYVIAKYFTLKELGVKTSKLFMTYVKSLRLKTSHVVLSYYETEHSIPLIMDNYNYKILPANVRTDLVPIYSFSGDDLFQAKQAQIGKMLPASTRQTRAWDELVIKRY
- a CDS encoding response regulator transcription factor is translated as MINVLMIEDDIELAQLLKTRLMKDDIEVTTASTPLEGLSLFQKRSFDLLVLDLSLPQMDGMEICRLIRQESAVPIIISSARSDIRDKMMGFSRGADDYLPKPYDPQELIFRIDAIMRRLHPAMAHKTTPFIVDDERHEISKNGSILRLTQAEYDIVSYMIKKDRYAISREELLLNIGSIKYESSLKSIDVIMGRLRQKIGDDPKNPRFVVSVRGVGYKFVNE
- a CDS encoding arsenate reductase ArsC — its product is MKNVLILCTGNSCRSIMGEALINAKMGDCVYAQSSGVKASGKVNPNAQALLEEKGYWRDEYHSKVIDTVIDTPFDLVVTVCDHAHETCPMFPKAVKTIHVAFEDPSGKAVEEYAKTLDLIEATLLPIIKAELCD
- a CDS encoding arsenic transporter, whose translation is MITAIGLFLATLVFVIWQPRGLQIGTTAVIGAVAAVALGVVSIADVWTVTSIVWDATLAFIGIILLSMVLDEIGFFEWAALKMARLSGGNGNFMFVYILILGALVSALFANDGAALILTPIVLAKMKHLKMNPVAVFAFLMAGGFIGDSASNPLVISNLTNIVTAGYFHIGFWEYAKTMFLPNLLSIIASIAVLWIYFRKDIPIHIDITQLATPESAIKNRTMFRLSWWFLALLMAGYFIGDHYHLPVSVFALGGALVFLAIATYFKATKPFLTIKAAPWQVVWFSIGLYVVVYGLKNGGLTTYLAGVITELQSMGNVYAVIGTGFLSAILSSVMNNMPTIMVMDIAIGEAGNHALAYANILGSNLGPKMTPIGSLATLLWLHVLAQKGVKIGWGEYMKVGLVITPPVLLVALIGLL
- a CDS encoding arsenate reductase ArsC; the protein is MLRILFVCSHNSARGQMAEAFFNKYAHENESAESAGIEPGELNPYVVRAMAEKGFDLSQNQTKCIFELYKEGHHFTHVISVCDAEVAEQCPVFPGVMKNEHWSLKDPSTFVGSDEEIMQQVRAVRDSIEEYVKAFLAD
- a CDS encoding permease; this encodes MWQELSGKIILEWLGFSGRLGEALHFFLYDTIKIWFLLLSIIFAVSFLRTWFNTEKVRAYLAGKREFTGNILAALFGIITPFCTCSAIPLFLGFLQARIPIGVTFSFLISAPLNNEIAIAMLFGLFGWKITAIYIGFGLFVAILGGWIIGRFNVEKYVLITVPPLSGDIELPTYNPPFRERVNEAWINTRDIFHKIYLWVMVGVGVGAWFHGYVPAEFIAQYAGGDAWYTVPVAVLMGIPMYSSAAGVMPLVEVLTQKGMLLGSALSFMMAVTALSLPEAIILKQILHIRLIALFFAIIGAGIMGIGFIFNTIL